The Primulina huaijiensis isolate GDHJ02 chromosome 6, ASM1229523v2, whole genome shotgun sequence genomic sequence AGATCTGGGGACCACTTCTGAAATCAACATTTCCATACCCATTTGTCTCAGAAGATGCTAAATTTGACAATTCACTGTTTCTTTGAGAAAACATATCACTTTCAAAGCTCTCATTTGAGATCTTCCTCACATGGTGAGCTACTGTGCCATTATATTCATCTGATAGAAGTTTCATTGTATCCTCTGTATGCTGAGGGGCTTTTGAAGAACTTCCATTACTCGAGTTGTTAAGTGCCTGATTATGAATCTCCCTAGCATGCAGTTTGTGCTTAGGAAAGCCTTCAAGATGCTCTAGAATAGCCTGCCCCAAAGACAAACCCTCGTCAATATTTGACATGCCATACTTGACAAACTTATCTATTGGACTTGTTAAGTCCTCATCTAACAACAGGTCTTCTGTCCCAGCTTCAGAGTTGTTATCCCTTCCTAGGCTTGGCGTACCAATTTCAGATGTCTCATAAGCTGTGTCACTACCATATTCTGATGTCAGTGATGAACTGCCAGCTAAAGCAGAAGTGCTTGAATTTGGATGAGTTTGAAATGAAGAGAAGATGGTATTTATAGAATTGCGTGAATTGGGGCTCCCCTGGCCTTCATCTTGGAATGCTGAAAAAAACCGTagccatgaaaattttaactttCATGAACTGTGAGATTACGGAAAGCAGATTAGATTAGATGATAAAAACCCTCATGTAAACGCAAATCAACTAAGCAAGACCAATTTAAAAAGGTGTGGAgtgaatataaaataaataacgcCCAATGTTGGCACACACATGACCGAGCAGCAGCTTCCAGTTCAAGGAAGGATGCAACTGCAATGCTCCTTGATAAGTCAAGGTCCGATAACAACTTTGACATCCATTCTTCTAAAGAAATCCTTCTCTGCAACATTGATTATAAATCTTTTATAATCTCAAAAACATAACAGATGCTAGATAAGTAAATATGTCCGCGAGAACTTAAGTTCCAATGCAATTAAATGTGATTATAGACTTTTTTCAAGTATAACCTCAACTTCAAAGCAGTATAGGGCCACATTATCgagaatttttcaagaaaatccagAAAATCCAAATATTAAATGGAATTGAAAGGGTATCAGATTAACATATTGTTAAGATCAAATTGCATTTCAAAAGCATTGTCAATGGCCACAATCAAGTAAGTAAGTGTAAACAAATCGAGACTAACACACTATGGAGAAATACATAGAGATTTTCCCTTGTGATTTTTGAGGGATAAGcgtatgttagaaacacaaacTTCAAACCAAATTCAAGGCTTTAATCTGCAGTATGATTCCAATTaactaaaattctaaaaaaatgatTACCCCTTCCAGCATTGCTCTAGTTCTCATCGTCAAGAGTCCCTTTGGGGGAGCTGGTGGAATATTTTTCCGAGGAAAGGCTCTTTTAAGCTGGAAGATTCAGTTGACAACAGTATTAGCATCCCTTACAAGATTTTCCATGGGTCGAAAAATTCACATTCTCAAGAAAGGGTCAAAAGGTATTACTGTATATTTTCCAATAAATTGAGAAATTCAATCATGGTGGTGCTCAAATGACAACTAGAATTCAAAACTTACAGCAGCATGCAACTTCAAGAAATTATTGAATCTTCTCAACACAGTTCTTGTAGTCGTACTCCCTTCTGGTGATTGTATACCAACCTGTACCCTGTAAAACTGcccataaaaaaaaagttaagaCGCCGCCACCAAAATAAAGTGAAATTACGGTTAATTGGGAAAAAAACActaaaaatagagaaaaagTTGTTAACCAATAACTATCAAAGAATAAAAAGATGTTCATCAATCACACAGAAGAAAACAGACAAAGCAAAAATTGATAGGccattaaaaatatatgcattttaACTTTCAGAAACTTTGATTGCTTACACAGTTCCTTTGATACATGTCACTTAGTTTTAGAAACACCACTTTGTTTCAAAATGGCTGCTCGGTAAAATTTTTTACTAAGTTAGCATTCATGACAACTACCTCTGCTTGAGCGACCAAGTAGGAAGAAGGGAACTGAATTGACTAACTCAGTACCTGAAATTAGCTTCTTCCATGCGATTGAAGTAATTTCCTATTTTACGAACTCATAAGGAGTTTCAATTGTATTAAATAACCAAGCATGCTGGGGAATGAGCATTTAACATTTCAAGTGTAAACAAATAGAATACCACTGTGGGGTCTGAATCTCTTGACTTCGCCAGTACAACCCATGATGGTATTACAACACAGTAACTCCACCCTGTACGAGGATCATGAGGCCAAATAGTTTCTCTTCCAGCCTGCAAAGTACATAAACTGTATCAACACAGAAAAATGGCAACTTATCTATCCAAGCACTGAGTAACATTGAAATTATCCAATTCAAAATAACCACAGCTACATGGCTATCCAACTTCAGAGTTTGACTCAATCAATAATAAGTAGCAAGAAGCCGAGAACAAGAAAATCAGCAATGGACATCATCTTCAGTAAGAACAAATAAAACTAAATTCTGACCCAGACATTTGGGAGTACTTTTAGGTAAGAAAAAGAAATCCCACTACCTCAAAAACAAGTCTTgagtacataaaaaaaaaaaaatttcttcttgtATTAAGACCTCACTAGTAATCATCAGATCAAAAGATCGCATGAGCAGAATAGAGTACAACAAAATGAAGACGATCATATTAAACTGTAACAAAAACTTCGTCACTAAAATTTGACATTTGCCACATGCATAGTTGAATTCGGTCGTAGCCACAAATCAAAGGTTCGGCTAAGAAGAAAAGCTCGTTCAGTAAATCAGGCACAGTTAGCACGTTCACAAGATAATCAAAATCTAACGTGATTGTGATCACAACCTGTAACTACCAAACACATGCCTGATTAGAAGAAATCCAAAATCAATTATAACATCAATATTCAGGCCTGTAAAAAAAACATCCCTCGAGCTGCAACTATCGATCGGTAATGATTTTGATCAAAAGATAACCAATTTTAGGcgaagaaaataaaacataccCAAAGACGAGGGGGAGGACTccaatccatacccaaaggCAAAGGCGAAGTTCCATCGTGTCGGTGCTTCGGTGGACTCTGCCTCTGCATATCGATCACTCTAATTTTCTTCAATCACAGCCAATCAGTTCGTACAATTACAGATTAATCACTTTTCTCACTTAATGCAAAGCAATAAAGGTCGAAGTTAAAGGTGGATGCGTGTTTAATCAACGATTTATCAAGAGAAACAGTGGAATTAGGGTTTTGAATCTAAGGATCCGAACAAAGTTCATCGGTCTTCGGTTTTTCCCCGGCGCATTATAAGGAAGCTGAAGGTGCGACGTGGCTCATGAGTGCTGGGTGCGTCACACCGCTGCTTTGGCTTCAcggaaaataaaatacaaatcgTGATGCTTAGATAAGAGTCGCTATCCAAAATCGCGACTCTAatttcatttaacatttttcattAGATTTATCGATTTAGTAATGAACCTATTCAAATAATATTGTGAATGGACATTCATAAATCTCATCTTAACGCTCGAAATCCCCATTAAACTGAGTAAAATTTCGGTAACAAATCGATTTAGTTCAAAAAAACCGGTTCGGGTAGTTCAAAGTTGTAGtgtttattttatgaacaaCATTCGGTTATTCTAATTAAGTTATTGTTAAAGTACATCCAATATATCGTACTTCGATATTTACATCAATTATATTGTGATATTGAGATTTTATATTCGATATATCATGAAATTCtgacaaataaatttttataccgATTTTTTTGTGATGTAAAATTTGATGTACTAATATTGATGTACAtcagtattttaattatttgatttggtCTTGGTTTTTTTAAATGGAATTCAATTATTTTGTGTAGGGTTATTACATTTGACAGATGTTGAGTTATATTACTGACCAATTTTTTTGCACTAGGTTTTCATCAAATAGTTACCTTCAAGGGCCCTATAACTTATAAAAATAGACGTGGATATCAAAGTCTATTTGCATAGCTCTACATCACCAAACACCACTGGATGGATAACAAATACCCATAATCAGAGGTCGGCAAGGgtgattcaatttttttttttaaattatatgttaattttggattaatttgatataaattcGAGTAACTGACtaagaaaattaataaaatcttaGTTTAGATGGCCCAAATATCATAGATCCACCTTTGCCCAACTTTCAAATCCCACCCAACTAATTACAACTAGCTTGATACTATATTTGATAACTCATTCAATATGATAcagattttaaattaaagtagCACATTATTATATTCAAACATCTGAAGAATCAATACATGACCACAAAATACAATTATGTCGTATGATAAATGGATAGGATAGTTCATACACTCGAACATTTGACAATAACACTCGCAGGACATGCAAACAGTCTTGCCTACTTATTGACGCACACCAGCGGACTAGCTT encodes the following:
- the LOC140979819 gene encoding PX domain-containing protein EREL1-like produces the protein MQRQSPPKHRHDGTSPLPLGMDWSPPPRLWAGRETIWPHDPRTGWSYCVVIPSWVVLAKSRDSDPTVFYRVQVGIQSPEGSTTTRTVLRRFNNFLKLHAALKRAFPRKNIPPAPPKGLLTMRTRAMLEGRRISLEEWMSKLLSDLDLSRSIAVASFLELEAAARSSFQDEGQGSPNSRNSINTIFSSFQTHPNSSTSALAGSSSLTSEYGSDTAYETSEIGTPSLGRDNNSEAGTEDLLLDEDLTSPIDKFVKYGMSNIDEGLSLGQAILEHLEGFPKHKLHAREIHNQALNNSSNGSSSKAPQHTEDTMKLLSDEYNGTVAHHVRKISNESFESDMFSQRNSELSNLASSETNGYGNVDFRSGPQILKTAETSGASDFQLPDDLQLIIPLDQRQKLNRVLTTMQRRLVTTKTDMEDLISRLNQEISVKDYLATKVKDLEAELEATKQKGKENLEQALLIERERVTQMQWDMEELRRTSIEMELKLKSSGRLDTESIKAPSNQQKHLLQQELDSAKLQYEDLLKRNQQLEVKSKSDIKVLVKEVKSLRSSQAGLKQQLDQLLTEKLKAEELLREERESYEQVRIYWRKLLYKCQILYSQLQECKIHYLTDEKGDDVHIDISSMVNPSDIIVTSDNQIGLLITEVQQLAEDSDYPASASDASMDLDNDLISVDEELKKMLVNILVDNGVLRKEVNSLILHALRMNKLLENPSDKIVHSET